From Shewanella psychrophila, a single genomic window includes:
- a CDS encoding GPW/gp25 family protein: MDNNLTLGWAFPPEFTLDKGVTMTASLEEDVNQSLSILFQTLSGERVMFDTYGSDLHSRLFANIDSVLISDMEAMIYESVLRYERRVEIIDISVQPDSGSASKLNVLLQYRLSNSELVHQWQASMDMFDGQGLLE; encoded by the coding sequence ATGGATAATAATTTAACCCTTGGTTGGGCTTTCCCACCAGAATTTACACTAGATAAAGGCGTAACAATGACAGCTTCACTTGAAGAGGATGTCAATCAAAGTTTGTCTATCCTATTTCAGACGCTATCGGGTGAGCGGGTGATGTTTGATACTTATGGCAGCGACTTGCACTCACGCCTGTTTGCCAACATTGACAGCGTACTCATCTCTGATATGGAAGCTATGATTTACGAGTCGGTGCTACGATATGAACGCCGTGTAGAGATCATCGATATTAGCGTTCAACCTGACAGTGGCTCAGCCTCAAAGCTGAATGTCTTGTTACAGTACCGGCTCAGTAACAGCGAGTTGGTGCATCAATGGCAAGCTTCTATGGACATGTTTGATGGTCAAGGGTTACTGGAATGA
- a CDS encoding phage baseplate assembly protein V — protein MLGQNKMLSKLKLTAYSEQERQLKDYVDELPVMFNPDTLTLSHHNIYHTDDFCSESKSNTFHQSAGELKVIMICDAKMPGNKNSVADQIKQIRSLCYGKKSGAPNYLSVSWGRLFMDMGASYCCRVQTFLVNYTDLDRDGTPLRAEVTLTLIEDPKYKKSEDIKGGVQPSVMQGTDKSQSNAPNSIKVYVAGKQLQKHKLMRMTSKLQVNGVPSAELQLSIPGGWQGRSEEAAEVAECKTGVKVEVKAENDELLFKGIITSYSLAISKGDRVLSLTVHHTLSRVDNLSHSQVFFKHNDQQIISKLCRGPVKYAKKIKTQMRRVTHEQKVQFRCSDWHFIRSCLDTNGAWLVAHPDKVEIIAPELKSEPDHRLFADKDGVGVQSGTWTFTALDQPKGLDISSWDIKKQKMQPQKAAASPLGSQALEVSGKRALNKKSWSSHFSTPKDSREIKAWADSKLVNFYLAQAQGEFELAGTTQYRPGQSIAFFGFGDELDGTAIITSVVHNVMPSEWTTTITIGSLGLAEPLTPLPSISGMHMATVAKYKKDDPLGLDRIRVHLHALGPDQQQNQLWARFAMPYASKQAGLYCYPEPGDEVVLNFIESDPCYPVIIGALHNPQNPAAIKPAEHTEKGWKIKSGEDELSMLLNSQQQTLAFTSGSQTIELDQANKAVTIKSTDSVVINSDGTTNITGTKSVGINSDGSDGTITVKGPTINLTE, from the coding sequence ATGTTAGGCCAAAATAAAATGCTCTCGAAACTTAAACTTACCGCGTACAGTGAGCAGGAGCGGCAGTTGAAAGATTATGTGGATGAACTCCCTGTTATGTTCAACCCCGATACCCTGACTCTTTCCCACCATAATATATATCACACCGATGATTTTTGCAGTGAGTCTAAGTCTAATACTTTTCATCAGTCAGCTGGTGAGCTGAAGGTAATCATGATTTGTGATGCTAAGATGCCAGGCAATAAAAATTCAGTTGCAGATCAAATTAAGCAAATAAGGTCTTTGTGCTATGGTAAAAAATCAGGCGCACCTAACTATTTATCAGTGAGTTGGGGCAGGCTATTCATGGACATGGGGGCATCATATTGTTGTAGAGTTCAAACATTTTTAGTCAATTATACAGATTTAGACCGAGATGGCACACCTTTGAGGGCTGAGGTTACACTGACACTGATTGAAGACCCTAAATATAAGAAAAGTGAAGACATTAAAGGAGGCGTACAGCCGTCAGTCATGCAAGGCACAGATAAGTCTCAGAGTAACGCTCCGAATTCTATCAAGGTGTATGTTGCAGGAAAACAGTTGCAAAAACATAAGCTGATGCGCATGACAAGTAAGCTGCAAGTCAACGGGGTCCCTAGTGCAGAATTACAGCTGTCAATACCAGGGGGCTGGCAAGGTCGATCTGAAGAGGCCGCTGAGGTTGCGGAGTGTAAAACAGGTGTGAAAGTTGAAGTTAAAGCTGAAAACGATGAATTGTTGTTTAAAGGCATCATTACTAGCTATTCTTTAGCGATCAGCAAGGGCGATAGGGTATTAAGCCTCACAGTACATCATACCTTGAGCCGTGTAGACAACCTAAGCCATTCTCAGGTCTTTTTTAAACACAATGATCAACAGATTATCTCGAAATTGTGTCGCGGCCCGGTCAAGTATGCAAAGAAAATAAAGACACAAATGCGTCGAGTGACTCATGAACAAAAAGTGCAATTTCGTTGCAGTGACTGGCATTTTATCCGCAGTTGCCTAGATACAAATGGTGCCTGGCTGGTTGCTCACCCAGATAAGGTTGAGATTATTGCCCCTGAGCTTAAGTCTGAACCCGACCATAGGTTGTTTGCCGACAAAGATGGGGTTGGAGTGCAAAGTGGCACTTGGACATTCACCGCTTTAGATCAACCTAAGGGGCTAGACATTTCCTCATGGGATATTAAAAAACAAAAGATGCAGCCTCAAAAAGCCGCAGCTTCGCCGCTGGGTAGCCAAGCGTTAGAGGTCAGCGGAAAACGGGCATTAAATAAGAAAAGTTGGTCGAGCCATTTCAGTACGCCTAAAGATAGCCGTGAAATAAAAGCGTGGGCTGACAGTAAGCTCGTTAATTTTTACTTGGCGCAGGCACAAGGTGAATTCGAGCTAGCGGGAACAACACAGTATAGGCCAGGGCAAAGTATTGCTTTTTTCGGTTTTGGTGACGAGCTTGATGGTACCGCTATCATTACCTCGGTGGTGCATAACGTTATGCCATCGGAGTGGACTACAACTATCACCATAGGTAGCCTTGGCCTTGCCGAACCGTTAACCCCGTTACCGTCAATCAGTGGTATGCATATGGCGACGGTGGCTAAATATAAAAAAGATGATCCGCTAGGCTTGGATCGAATACGCGTGCATCTCCACGCACTCGGCCCTGATCAACAGCAAAACCAGCTCTGGGCCCGGTTTGCCATGCCTTATGCCAGCAAACAAGCTGGCCTGTATTGTTACCCTGAGCCGGGAGACGAAGTCGTGCTCAATTTTATTGAAAGTGACCCATGCTACCCGGTTATTATAGGTGCGTTGCACAATCCGCAAAATCCCGCAGCAATAAAACCTGCAGAACACACCGAAAAAGGCTGGAAAATTAAATCAGGAGAGGACGAATTAAGTATGTTGCTTAATTCACAACAACAAACGCTTGCGTTTACGTCAGGCTCGCAAACTATCGAGCTGGATCAGGCGAATAAAGCAGTGACAATTAAGAGTACCGACTCTGTTGTCATTAACAGTGACGGTACAACAAATATCACCGGAACGAAGTCTGTTGGCATTAATAGTGACGGTAGTGACGGTACAATCACTGTTAAAGGTCCCACAATTAATTTGACGGAATAA
- a CDS encoding DUF5908 family protein — protein sequence MTIEIRELVIQARVTDVSPVKSVTQIKQDEQRWQNMIRKLIKEEMRSGNRCRL from the coding sequence ATGACGATTGAGATCAGGGAGTTAGTGATCCAGGCTCGTGTTACTGATGTGTCTCCAGTAAAAAGTGTTACCCAAATTAAGCAGGACGAGCAACGTTGGCAGAATATGATCCGTAAGCTGATTAAAGAAGAGATGAGGAGCGGCAACAGATGCAGACTTTAG
- a CDS encoding phage tail protein, whose protein sequence is MFGELPIPAIPGIPRTSRRMGPAISVKYPCIPSPVDISFQKISGLSRTLKTTSINEGGENMRNYHLAGKIEHGSLVLERGVMTPTPLTLQFERQFCGEYPSYLNVIIMLLDNSNVPVTSWFINNALPVSWQSGDLDANSNAILINRLELRYQNMRMMPGIKA, encoded by the coding sequence ATGTTTGGAGAGTTACCCATTCCAGCTATTCCTGGTATTCCAAGGACATCTAGAAGAATGGGCCCAGCAATATCAGTAAAATATCCATGCATCCCAAGTCCAGTCGACATATCCTTCCAGAAGATATCCGGGCTTAGTCGTACGCTAAAAACCACCTCGATAAATGAAGGTGGCGAAAATATGCGCAATTATCATTTGGCCGGTAAAATCGAACATGGCTCTTTGGTGTTGGAGCGAGGGGTGATGACCCCAACTCCCTTGACTTTACAATTTGAGCGTCAGTTTTGTGGTGAATATCCATCATATTTGAATGTAATAATTATGCTGCTTGATAATAGTAATGTTCCAGTGACAAGCTGGTTCATCAACAATGCGTTGCCCGTGAGCTGGCAGTCAGGGGATTTGGATGCAAATTCTAATGCAATCTTAATCAACCGTTTAGAATTGCGTTACCAAAATATGCGCATGATGCCGGGGATAAAGGCATGA
- a CDS encoding phage tail sheath family protein yields MLNQQPGVSINHSSIISREAPQTAVPLFIGYTESDDHQDLVEITSFEDFRIRFFNDLLPTEQYSKFYYSIKHYFDNGGQSGFVFSLGSEVKGGWLAIQDKFTPLIAKVEAEDSISLLAFPDIIKLETLADHLLAWKHLLAVCQVRSGLFAILDTPDTPIIAQKELLNAEIPGDNYGAAYWPHLETHYPDTYAAANPGTEATNIVVPPSAAVIAAIQKVDQGKGLWCAPANVTLAQVNNPTRSHYGFIDQPCEIAVNLIRDFPGRGTKIWGCRTLSKSTQLVSRYVQTRRLLSYCEQQLGLLGQQFVYEPNNELTWYKLKGLVNNWLYELWYQGALAGDIEDDAFQISLGLGETMTQEDILAGRMLMTIKLSPLAPAEFIEFSLVFAQ; encoded by the coding sequence GTGCTAAATCAACAGCCAGGAGTGAGCATTAATCACTCAAGCATCATTTCGCGAGAAGCTCCACAAACCGCTGTGCCGCTATTTATTGGCTATACAGAGAGTGATGATCATCAAGACCTAGTGGAAATCACCTCGTTTGAGGACTTTAGGATCAGGTTTTTTAACGATCTGTTACCGACGGAGCAATATTCTAAATTTTACTATTCAATCAAACATTATTTTGACAATGGTGGCCAAAGTGGTTTTGTTTTCTCACTCGGAAGCGAAGTAAAGGGTGGCTGGTTAGCTATCCAAGATAAGTTCACGCCGTTAATCGCTAAAGTTGAAGCGGAGGACAGCATTAGCTTATTGGCCTTTCCTGATATTATCAAACTGGAAACGCTTGCGGATCACCTGTTAGCCTGGAAGCACTTGCTTGCTGTATGTCAGGTACGCTCAGGCTTGTTCGCTATCTTAGATACGCCTGATACGCCCATCATTGCACAGAAAGAGTTATTGAACGCAGAGATACCCGGCGATAATTATGGTGCTGCCTATTGGCCACATCTGGAAACACATTACCCAGATACTTATGCAGCTGCTAATCCAGGTACTGAAGCGACGAATATTGTCGTGCCGCCCTCGGCCGCGGTTATAGCGGCGATTCAAAAAGTCGACCAAGGTAAAGGCCTGTGGTGCGCACCAGCCAATGTGACACTGGCACAGGTGAATAACCCTACTCGGTCTCATTACGGTTTTATTGATCAACCCTGTGAAATTGCGGTGAACCTCATTCGTGATTTTCCCGGACGAGGCACTAAAATTTGGGGGTGCCGCACTTTATCCAAGTCAACACAACTCGTCTCACGGTATGTGCAAACTCGACGTTTGCTCTCTTATTGCGAGCAACAGCTGGGTCTTTTGGGTCAACAGTTTGTGTATGAACCTAATAATGAGCTGACCTGGTATAAGTTGAAAGGGCTGGTCAATAACTGGTTATATGAGCTTTGGTATCAAGGAGCATTAGCCGGAGATATTGAGGATGATGCATTTCAAATTTCTCTGGGGTTAGGAGAGACGATGACTCAAGAGGATATCTTAGCTGGGCGTATGCTTATGACGATTAAGTTATCCCCCTTAGCGCCCGCAGAATTTATTGAATTTAGCTTGGTATTCGCCCAATGA
- a CDS encoding phage tail sheath family protein translates to MTTTTTYPGVYIEEQNRLSLSVSHSNTAIPAFAVKTGAAIGFGSDKAKRLDSYMDYQKINIDPDADVNISAGSTSAMLSLKALGLNVSQPFLCGLSVSADLTAEFFMNGEPVPRASHETLVTADSVQYSVVSNLNNPADHVVVFSQDGLPLQVTHKVHVYPASITDVDNCMRVYFNNGGGTCYLIPVDSLLTEVPKHDDITLLVQAGVETSDFSDAVNTLTGLGSNLFAIYDGPNEAAELTIGTSVSGYGGSAYTAVYYPWLQADWTVDDIPPSAAIAGAYCKNDNTVGVWKAPANMTLAGVTPKYKVTDTLQGAFTQGDGRALNMIRQFNNGPTTIWGARTRDDSDQWRYVPVRRLFSSAEKDIKDAMKVAMFEPNSQPTWEAVRASVTSYLTKLWKNGALMGTKPEEAFFVQVGKGITMDMDDIKQGKMIVKVGMAAVRPAEFIILQFTQDVAQ, encoded by the coding sequence ATGACAACAACAACAACTTACCCAGGTGTTTATATTGAAGAGCAAAACCGCCTGAGCCTGTCTGTATCACACAGTAACACCGCGATACCAGCTTTTGCCGTTAAGACGGGAGCTGCAATTGGCTTTGGTAGCGATAAGGCTAAACGTCTTGATAGCTATATGGATTATCAAAAAATCAACATAGACCCTGATGCAGATGTGAATATTAGCGCAGGGTCAACAAGTGCTATGTTGAGTCTGAAAGCGCTGGGGCTGAATGTAAGCCAGCCGTTTTTGTGTGGTTTATCCGTGAGTGCTGACCTGACTGCCGAATTTTTTATGAACGGCGAACCGGTGCCTCGTGCATCGCACGAGACTCTTGTGACTGCGGATAGCGTTCAGTATAGTGTTGTTTCAAATTTAAATAATCCTGCGGATCACGTGGTGGTGTTTTCACAAGACGGTCTACCTCTACAGGTTACACATAAAGTACATGTTTATCCTGCATCGATTACAGACGTTGATAACTGCATGCGCGTCTATTTTAACAACGGCGGCGGTACTTGTTACTTGATCCCTGTAGACTCGTTACTAACTGAAGTGCCAAAGCATGATGACATCACCTTGTTGGTGCAAGCAGGTGTCGAGACTTCTGATTTCTCAGATGCTGTTAATACTCTTACGGGACTCGGTAGCAACCTGTTTGCGATTTATGATGGTCCTAATGAAGCAGCTGAATTGACGATTGGAACCTCTGTTTCAGGTTATGGCGGCTCAGCGTATACCGCAGTGTATTATCCTTGGTTACAAGCGGATTGGACCGTTGACGATATTCCGCCGAGCGCGGCTATCGCCGGTGCATATTGTAAAAATGACAATACTGTCGGGGTATGGAAAGCACCAGCTAATATGACCTTAGCCGGTGTGACGCCTAAGTATAAAGTCACAGATACGCTACAAGGCGCTTTTACCCAAGGGGATGGCAGGGCACTGAATATGATCCGTCAATTCAATAATGGACCTACCACCATTTGGGGCGCACGTACTCGTGATGATTCTGACCAATGGCGTTATGTGCCGGTACGTCGTCTATTCAGCAGCGCCGAGAAAGACATCAAGGACGCAATGAAAGTGGCAATGTTTGAGCCTAATAGCCAACCGACCTGGGAAGCTGTGCGCGCTTCTGTCACCAGCTATCTGACCAAGTTATGGAAAAATGGTGCATTGATGGGCACTAAGCCAGAAGAGGCATTCTTTGTTCAGGTGGGCAAAGGTATCACCATGGACATGGATGACATCAAGCAAGGTAAGATGATCGTTAAAGTAGGTATGGCGGCGGTCCGCCCTGCTGAGTTCATTATCCTGCAATTTACTCAGGATGTTGCTCAGTAA
- a CDS encoding phage tail protein, which produces MSTTTADTIAAEYPIPTYRFVVSLGDEKVSFKSVSGLDIKYESIEYKDGTGGIFRMPGQLQVSNITLSKGVFKGKNALHDWLSTISLNAVEKRDLMISLTDETGSELLASWSVVNAFPTGLTAPSFDATSNDIAVQEISLTADRVTFIAH; this is translated from the coding sequence ATGTCTACTACAACTGCCGACACTATTGCCGCAGAATATCCGATCCCAACTTATCGTTTTGTCGTGTCTTTGGGGGATGAAAAAGTGTCTTTTAAATCGGTCTCCGGTTTGGATATTAAATACGAGTCAATTGAATATAAAGACGGCACCGGCGGTATTTTTCGCATGCCGGGTCAACTGCAAGTGAGCAATATCACTCTGTCTAAAGGCGTATTTAAGGGAAAAAATGCCTTGCATGACTGGTTGAGCACTATCAGTCTGAATGCGGTTGAAAAACGTGACCTGATGATCAGTTTGACGGATGAAACCGGTAGCGAGTTGCTGGCTTCCTGGAGCGTGGTTAATGCTTTCCCTACAGGCCTGACCGCGCCTTCTTTTGATGCCACAAGTAATGACATCGCGGTACAGGAAATTTCCCTGACTGCTGATCGCGTTACTTTTATCGCTCACTAA
- a CDS encoding S1 family peptidase, translating to MKKLLFLLSTCSITFSVMAHPTDNLLNDNLNMISHKNRIIGGHIANAALYPSYVSIRVIRKDTDKEENVCGGVLIADNWVLTAAHCKSGFDASGDSAIFKPLGEVGVSLRNNGSFEANIKIDDFFIHPNDPTMKYGGDWDAALLKLSDKATTHGAEISPIYPTEKPIGESVTLVGLGLTENGDGHPETKLRKFDTLVTEDDHCISEVEGSEDIYKPEHSLCIGQEGIAQRSGMTDSGGPAYIRNSQTNQLEVAGIVQGGVRIYDDPEHCHNNSCIWESEEYTRLTMTSSLVEWIEETVTNNQ from the coding sequence ATGAAAAAACTTCTATTCCTACTCTCTACTTGCTCGATAACTTTTTCAGTCATGGCACATCCCACTGATAATTTACTCAATGATAACTTAAATATGATTAGTCATAAAAATAGAATCATAGGAGGTCATATTGCTAATGCAGCTCTGTATCCTTCCTATGTTTCAATAAGGGTTATAAGGAAGGACACAGATAAAGAAGAGAATGTCTGCGGTGGTGTATTAATTGCGGACAATTGGGTTTTAACAGCTGCTCATTGTAAATCTGGTTTTGATGCCTCAGGGGACAGCGCTATATTCAAACCTCTAGGTGAAGTAGGAGTTTCACTACGTAATAATGGAAGTTTTGAGGCAAACATAAAAATTGATGATTTTTTTATTCACCCTAATGATCCGACAATGAAATATGGAGGAGATTGGGATGCCGCATTACTTAAACTTTCCGATAAAGCTACAACACATGGGGCTGAAATATCCCCAATTTACCCTACGGAAAAGCCGATTGGTGAAAGTGTAACACTTGTTGGGCTGGGCCTTACTGAAAATGGAGATGGCCATCCTGAAACAAAGTTAAGAAAATTCGACACTTTAGTAACGGAAGATGACCATTGTATTTCAGAAGTTGAGGGTAGTGAGGACATATATAAACCAGAACATAGCCTATGTATTGGTCAAGAGGGTATTGCCCAACGTAGTGGTATGACTGATTCTGGTGGACCAGCTTATATTCGTAATAGTCAAACCAATCAACTAGAAGTCGCTGGTATTGTTCAAGGTGGAGTTCGTATATATGATGATCCTGAACACTGCCACAATAATAGCTGTATTTGGGAATCCGAGGAGTATACACGACTGACAATGACGAGCTCTCTAGTAGAGTGGATAGAAGAGACTGTTACTAACAATCAATGA
- a CDS encoding 2',3'-cyclic-nucleotide 2'-phosphodiesterase, with translation MIKYRSPSQKSQYVIWSVTFAIFIFTTFWSVLFVEYFDPDSYLWKQLDQAAFVDSYSAAEGVLEHFLNAVLFSAFVSVIAYFVLKHLCVRVSQGSLPEGFYTQSSWLDVDDKYLVLIQADELVFFEFERRVAKRLQIEYQHSASVDELIALADPKKVRRIPFDEISELVSDHNSDIFYVKHKGQRHRVVFINQTVKAHALELVQLLLPEELEYHRNERTRFKAALPVLAIFISLGMFAMVIDMVLIRYLFSLTALLIAMPKLFSCYLDPKVTEIWR, from the coding sequence ATGATAAAATACCGATCCCCAAGCCAGAAAAGCCAATATGTTATTTGGTCTGTCACCTTCGCCATATTCATTTTTACTACCTTCTGGTCGGTATTATTTGTGGAATACTTTGACCCTGACTCCTATCTGTGGAAACAGTTAGATCAAGCTGCATTTGTAGATAGTTATTCGGCAGCAGAAGGAGTACTAGAGCACTTTTTAAATGCCGTGTTATTCAGCGCATTTGTCAGCGTAATAGCCTATTTTGTGTTAAAGCATCTGTGTGTCAGAGTCTCTCAAGGAAGCCTACCTGAAGGGTTTTATACACAAAGTTCCTGGTTAGATGTTGATGATAAATACTTAGTGTTAATACAAGCAGATGAGTTGGTTTTTTTTGAATTTGAACGCCGAGTTGCTAAACGGCTACAAATTGAATATCAACATAGTGCATCAGTAGATGAACTTATTGCACTAGCCGACCCCAAAAAAGTGCGGCGTATTCCCTTCGATGAGATATCTGAATTGGTGAGTGATCACAATTCAGATATTTTCTATGTTAAGCACAAAGGTCAGCGTCATAGAGTCGTATTCATCAACCAGACGGTTAAAGCCCATGCATTGGAGCTGGTTCAGCTGTTATTGCCTGAAGAGTTAGAATACCACAGGAACGAACGAACCAGATTTAAGGCGGCACTTCCGGTTCTGGCGATATTCATCAGCTTAGGTATGTTTGCTATGGTGATCGATATGGTTCTCATTCGATACCTCTTTAGCTTAACGGCCTTGCTGATTGCCATGCCTAAACTCTTTTCCTGCTATTTAGATCCTAAGGTGACTGAAATCTGGCGATAG
- a CDS encoding GFA family protein, with amino-acid sequence MYQGKCLCGEVEVTVEGDISDIIHCHCSLCRKNSGTAYATNGFVNSADFSIIRGLDKLSQFSFKPGRTRHFCKQCGSPVFSSNSDDKSRIRLRLGILDSDILERPISHNFVSSKANWELLDAELPRYDSFEPGRK; translated from the coding sequence ATGTATCAGGGAAAATGCCTATGTGGCGAAGTTGAAGTGACAGTTGAAGGTGACATCTCAGACATTATTCATTGCCATTGCTCCTTGTGTCGTAAAAACAGCGGCACGGCCTATGCCACTAATGGTTTCGTCAATAGTGCCGATTTCAGCATAATTAGGGGTCTGGATAAATTGAGTCAATTTAGTTTTAAACCTGGTCGAACGCGTCATTTTTGCAAGCAGTGTGGCTCTCCTGTGTTTAGCTCTAATAGCGATGATAAGAGTCGAATTAGGCTACGTTTGGGAATTCTCGATTCGGATATTTTAGAGCGGCCCATTTCCCATAACTTTGTATCATCGAAAGCGAATTGGGAACTGCTAGACGCTGAGTTACCTAGGTACGATAGTTTCGAGCCTGGACGAAAATGA
- a CDS encoding PhzF family phenazine biosynthesis protein has translation MKSYSYYICDVFTDKRFGGNQLAVLPDAQGLTPKQMQQIAREFNFPESTFVFPAEHGNTRKVRIFTPSIEVPFAGHPNVGTAFLLAKTGQLISQDRKQVLQTIIFEEKAGLVPISITESTDGGIFCELNAPEMLSLGLSIHAPLVAEALSLNSDDICLSTHQPIVASVGLPFLMVELMSLDALSRARTKLDAFEKIQALGVTPDIHLYVKRDEASKGEKLFDIQARMFAPFDGVPEDPATGSANCALAGLLAHHSHLQDGMLEWTIAQGVEMDRPSMLKARALKQTGRVSDTWIGGNSVLVSKGELYLD, from the coding sequence ATGAAGTCTTATTCCTATTATATTTGTGATGTGTTTACTGATAAGCGATTTGGTGGCAACCAATTAGCCGTACTGCCGGATGCACAAGGATTAACCCCTAAGCAGATGCAGCAAATAGCCCGTGAGTTTAATTTTCCTGAGAGCACCTTCGTGTTTCCAGCCGAGCATGGAAACACCAGAAAGGTGCGAATTTTTACTCCGTCTATTGAAGTCCCTTTTGCTGGACATCCAAATGTGGGCACCGCATTTTTATTGGCTAAAACGGGTCAGCTCATTTCCCAAGATAGAAAACAAGTATTGCAAACTATCATCTTCGAAGAGAAAGCTGGGCTAGTGCCCATTTCCATAACAGAAAGTACCGATGGCGGTATTTTCTGTGAACTTAATGCGCCAGAGATGCTTTCCTTGGGACTGAGTATCCATGCACCTCTCGTTGCCGAGGCGTTGTCGCTCAATAGTGATGATATCTGCCTTAGCACCCATCAGCCCATTGTGGCCTCGGTGGGGTTGCCATTTCTCATGGTTGAGCTGATGAGCTTAGATGCGTTATCAAGGGCGAGAACTAAGCTGGACGCTTTCGAGAAGATACAAGCCCTAGGTGTGACCCCTGATATCCATCTCTATGTAAAACGAGATGAAGCGTCAAAAGGAGAGAAACTGTTTGATATTCAGGCTCGGATGTTTGCCCCTTTCGATGGTGTACCGGAAGATCCGGCTACCGGTAGTGCCAACTGTGCATTAGCCGGATTGCTAGCGCATCATTCACATTTACAGGACGGTATGTTGGAATGGACCATAGCGCAAGGCGTTGAGATGGATCGTCCTAGTATGCTTAAAGCCCGGGCGCTAAAGCAAACTGGCCGGGTTAGTGATACCTGGATCGGTGGTAATAGTGTGCTGGTGAGTAAAGGCGAGCTATATCTGGACTGA
- a CDS encoding GNAT family N-acetyltransferase translates to MKLFSVDRYQVQQLMTWFSHEAALKNWAGPNFRYPFTDTSFTEDLKLDDLISYSLITNEGELAGFGQCYRRNDKCHLGRLVIAPAFRGKKCLSGRFVNQKVSHVLIALLSESGYQHLGIENRPGNLSLFVLSHNLPALNLYLHLGFVEAQYPEPIGLDDCLYLVK, encoded by the coding sequence ATGAAGCTTTTCAGTGTTGACAGATACCAGGTACAGCAGTTGATGACCTGGTTTAGCCATGAGGCAGCTCTTAAAAATTGGGCTGGGCCCAATTTTAGGTACCCTTTCACTGACACAAGCTTTACCGAAGATCTGAAGTTAGATGATTTAATCTCATATTCTCTAATCACCAATGAGGGGGAGTTAGCCGGGTTTGGCCAGTGTTACCGCCGCAATGATAAGTGTCATCTGGGCCGGTTGGTTATCGCGCCTGCTTTTCGTGGTAAAAAATGCTTGTCAGGAAGGTTTGTAAATCAAAAGGTCAGCCATGTTTTAATCGCCTTGTTGAGTGAGTCTGGCTATCAACATTTAGGGATAGAAAATAGACCTGGCAACTTATCCTTGTTTGTCTTAAGCCATAACTTACCCGCATTAAACCTTTATCTACATCTTGGCTTCGTAGAAGCTCAATATCCAGAGCCTATTGGCTTGGATGATTGCCTCTATCTGGTTAAATAA
- a CDS encoding DUF938 domain-containing protein produces the protein MSLLPFSQACENNKAPILEVISQVFSSSSLILEIGTGTAQHAVHFAPALPHLTWQTSDQACYLDGIEAQLEFVRSQGAQHTDPIDNIQSPLILDVTQTWPLGELQKEIDGIFTANTLHIMAKEMVEAFFIGVGKHLRTGGSLCIYGPFNYNGNYTSDSNARFDVWLAQQDNRSAIRDIEWIAELAETQGLRLIEDHEMPANNRLLNFKKLN, from the coding sequence ATGTCTTTATTGCCCTTTTCTCAAGCATGCGAAAATAACAAGGCCCCAATACTCGAAGTCATCAGCCAAGTCTTTTCATCATCAAGTTTGATATTAGAAATCGGCACCGGAACGGCTCAGCACGCCGTGCATTTCGCACCAGCACTACCCCACCTGACATGGCAAACCAGCGATCAAGCCTGCTATCTCGACGGCATTGAGGCTCAACTTGAGTTCGTACGTTCCCAAGGCGCTCAACACACAGATCCCATCGACAATATCCAAAGCCCGTTAATACTAGATGTCACTCAGACTTGGCCACTGGGAGAGCTACAAAAAGAAATAGACGGTATTTTTACTGCCAATACCTTGCATATAATGGCAAAAGAGATGGTAGAAGCCTTTTTTATTGGCGTGGGTAAACACCTACGCACAGGCGGCAGCTTATGTATTTATGGTCCATTTAATTACAATGGCAATTACACCAGCGACAGCAATGCCAGATTTGATGTCTGGTTAGCACAGCAAGATAATAGAAGCGCTATTCGTGATATTGAATGGATAGCTGAACTGGCCGAAACTCAAGGGCTGAGATTAATAGAAGATCATGAAATGCCAGCCAATAACCGTTTACTGAATTTCAAAAAACTTAACTGA